The DNA segment CAGCTCCTTCAGCCCCTTGTCGATCTTGGTGAGCTGGGAGCCGGAGGCGATCGGCACCACGAGCTGGTCGGGCAGCCGCCAGCCGAGCTGCTCGCAGATCTCGTACGCGAGCGTCTTGGAGCCCTCGGCGTAGTACGGCCTGAGGTTGACGTTGACGAAGCCCCAGCCCTCGCCGGCCGGGTCGCCGATCAGCTCGGAGCAGAAGCGGTTCACGTCGTCGTAGTTGCCCTCGATGCCGACCAGCTCACCGCCGTAGACGGCGGCCATGACGACCTTGCCCTGCTCCAGGTCGTGCGGGATGAACACGCAGGAGCGCAGCCCCGCGCGGGCGGCGGCGGCACCGACCGCGCCGGCCAGGTTGCCGGTGGAGGAGCAGGAGAGGGTGGTGAAGCCGAAGGCGCGGGCCGCCTCCAGCGCCTGGGCGACGACGCGGTCCTTGAAGGAGTGCGTCGGGTTGCCGGAGTCGTCCTTCACGAACAGCCCTCCGGTGACGCCGAGTTCGGCCGCCAGACGGCCGGCCTTCACCAGCGGGGTCCAGCCGGGGTTGAGGTTCGGCTTGTCGGCCACGTCGGCGGGGACGGGCAACAGCGGGGCGTAGCGCCAGATGTTCGCCGGGCCGGACTCGATGCGGGCCCGGAGCTTCTCGGTGTCGTACGCGGAGAAGTCGTAGGCGATCTCCAGCGGTCCGAAGCACTCCTCGCAGGCGAAGACGGGACCGAGCGGGACGCGGTGTCCGCACTCCCGGCAGCTCAGGGCGGCGGCGGGTCCGAGATCGACGGCGGGGGTGGCGACAGTCTGCACAGCCATGGAGGCGAGGCCCTTTCTCCTCATCTTTCCCACGACGCATCTCGCCGTGAGACGGATTTGGCACCTTCCCTAGCCGGGAGCCTCGCGCGTGCGGCGGTGTGTCGCGCACGGGAGACCGGCTGGAGGGTTGCCGGGGCTTCATCGGGCCGTTTCCCTCTGCCCCTCTGGATGAGCGGTATTCGGTTGTGAACGCCGTCCGACCTCGACATGCGATGGTCATCGGCGTTGTTCAAGACTGTAACCGAAGGCCAGGAGAGTTGAAGGTGTCGTCCGAACCGCGAGATGGATCAGACAGTGAGGAGCCGCGGATCATGCTGGAGGAAACCGAGCGCTGGCTGGCCACCCACTCCTGGTCCGTGGCCGACCGCCCGCTGCACCGCGTGCTGGCCGCCAAGCAGCGGTCAGGGCAGCGCGTCTCCGTGGTGCTGCCCGCGCTGAACGAGGAGGCGACGGTCGGTGACATCGTCTCCGTGATCCGCCACGACCTGGTCTTCCAGGCGCCGCTGGTGGACGAGATAGTCGTGGTGGACTCCGGGTCCACCGACCGCACCGCCGAGGTGGCCGCGGCGGCGGGGGCGCGGGTGGTGCACCGGGACGAGATCCTGCCCCGGCTGCCCGCGATGCCCGGCAAGGGCGAGGTGCTGTGGCGCTCGCTGCTGGCGACCAGCGGCGACATCGTCGCCTTCGTCGACGCCGACCTGCGCGAGTTCTCGTCCGACTTCGTGCTCGGGATCGTCGGCCCGCTGCTCACCGATCCGGGGATCGACCTGGTCAAGGCGATGTACGACCGTCCGCTGGGCGGCGCCGCCGGGCAGGGCGGCCGGGTGACCGAGCTGATGGCCCGCCCGCTGCTGAACATGCACTGGCCGCAGCTCGCCGGGTTCGTGCAGCCCCTGGGCGGGGAGTACGCGGCCCGGCGCTCCCTGCTGGAGCGGCTGCCGTTCCCGGTGGGGTACGGGGTCGAGCTGGGCATGCTGGTGGACTCGCTGCATCTGGTCGGGCTGGACGCGCTGGCCCAGGTGGACGTCGGCGTGCGCAGGCACCGGCACCAGGACGGGCAGGCGCTCGGCCGGATGTCCGCCGCGATCTACCGCACGGCGCAGCTCCGGCTGGCGCGCGGGCATCTGGTGCGGCCGGCGCTGACCCAGTTCGAGCGGGGGGTGAGCGGGTTCGAGCCGCGTACCTACTCGGTGGACACCGAGGAGCGGCCGCCGATGGCGGAGATCGCGGAGTACGCGGAGCGGCGGGTGGCGTGAGAGTGGCCGTATACGGTCCGGCTCGCCGGTCGCGCGTACGTTTGAGCGTTTGAGGGCCGGGCTAGGTTGAGGCCATGGCTACGCAGGGTGCTGAGGTGCTGGTCGCGTCCAATCGCGGCCCGGTTTCGTACACGGTGGGTCCCGACGGAGAGCTGGGCTCCCGCCGGGGCGGCGGCGGTCTCGTCTCGGGGCTGTCGGCGATCGGTCCGGACACGGACGCGGTGTGGGTGTGCGCCGCGCTCGGGGACGGCGACCGGGAGGCGGTGCGGCGCGCGGACGGCGGGCTGCTGCCGGCGGAGGACACCGGCGGGCAGCGGGTGCGGATGCTGGACATCGACGCGGAGGTCTACGCCGACGCGTACAACGGGATCGCCAACTCCGCGCTGTGGTTCGTGCACCACATGATGTACCAGACGCCGCTGGAGCCGGTGTTCGACGCGGAGTTCCGCCGGCAGTGGGACGCGTACCGCGCCTACAACCAGGCGTTCGCCGAGGCGCTGGCCGAGGAGGCGGCGCCGGGGGCGGCGGTGCTGATCCAGGACTACCACCTGGCGCTGGCGCCCCGGATGCTGCGCAAGCTCCGGCCCGATCTGCGCATCGGGCACTTCTCGCACACGCCCTGGGCGCCGCCGGACTACTTCCGCCTGCTCCCGGACGACATCGCGGCCGAGCTGCTCACCGGCATCCTGGGCGCGGACCGGGCGGCCTTCCTGACCCGGCGCTGGGCGGACGCGTTCACCGACTGCTGCCACGCGGTGCTGGGTCCGGGCATCCCGTCGGGTACGGAGATCGGGGTGCACGGTCTCGGCGCGGACGCGGAGTTCCTGCGGGAGCGGGCGCACCGGGCCGACGTGGACGAGCGGATGGCGGCGCTGCGGGAGCAGATCGGTGAGGGGCGCCGGTCGATCGTCCGGGTGGACCGTACCGAGCTGTCCAAGAACATCGTGCGCGGGCTGCTGGCGTACCGGCGCCTCCTGGAGGACCACCCGGAGTGGCGCGAGCGCGTGGTGCACGTCGCCTTCGCCTACCCCTCCCGCCAGGACCTCGCCCTGTACCGCTCCTACATGGACGAGGTACGCCGGGTCGCGGAGGAGATCAACTCCGAGTACGGCACGGAGGGTTGGACCCCGGTCCTGCTCCACCTCGACGACGACTTCGCCCGCTCCCTGGCCGCGTACCGCCTCGCCGACGTCGCCCTGGTGAACCCCATCCGCGACGGCATGAACCTCGTCGCCAAGGAGGTCCCGGTCGTCTCCGACGAGGGCGTCGCCCTGGTGTTGTCCCGCGAGGCAGGCGCCTACGAGGAACTGGCCGAGCACGCGATCACCGTCAACCCCTACGACATCGTCGGCACGGCCGAAGCCCTCCACGAGGCCCTGACCCTCCCGAACTCCGCCCGCGCCGAACGCTCCAAGCACCTGGCCGACGCGGCCACGGCCCTTCCCCCCACCAAGTGGTTCCTGGACCAGCTGAACGCGCTGCGGGGCTGAGCGGCGGTACGCACCTAAGCTGCGCCGGCCCCGGCCCGCAGGTAGCGGCCCCAGATCCGGGCCTTGCGGTAGGGGCCGGCACCGTCGCCGTCGTACTGCGGAGAGTCGAAGGTCACCCAGTACAGCAGCTCACCGCTGAGCGCATGGGCGTGTTCGTTGGGTTCGGGCGCGCCCATGGGGTCGATCGTGCCGGTGAACTCGACCTGCCAGGGACCGTCCCAGTCAGGGTCGCGCACGACCGTGACCCGGCTGCCCGGCGCCAGCGCGTCCGCCGGCCAGGCGGGGCCGCCGGTGTCGCCCTCGGGAGCCGGCCGGTGTCCGGGCATCAGCCGCTGTGCCGCGCCAGGCCGTCGAGCAGGTTCACCACCCCTGCCGGGCCGTCCACCACGAGGTCCGCTCGTTCCGCCAGTTCTGTGACCTCGCTGCTGCCGCTGCACACCAGGAGGGACGGGATGCCTTCGGAGCGGAGTTTTTCGAGGGCTGCGAAGGCGGGGAGGTCGCCGAGGTCGTCGCCGGCGTAGAGGACGGACTCGGCGCCGGTGGCGCGGAGGTGGTTCAGGAGGGCTACGCCCTTGTCCATGCCCGGGGGGCGGAGTTCGAGGACGAGGCGGCCGGGTTCGACGATGAGGCCGTGGCGGGTGGCGAGGTCGGTGAGGGGGGCGCGGAGGGTGGCGAAGGCGGCCTCGGGGTCCTCGGCGCGGCGGGTGTGGACGGCGACCGCGCGGCCCTTCTCCTCGATCCAGGTGCCGGGCCAGGCGCCGGCCCGGTCCAGCACGCCGGGGAGTTCCGCGCGGACGGCGGCGATGCCGGGGTGCGGGGCGGGCGCGGTGACGTCGCCGGTCGCGGCGTCCCAGCGCTCGGCGCCGTAGTGGCCGAGGACGACGAGGTGCTCCAGGCCCGGGACCCCGGCGAAGCCGCCGTTGCGGACCGCGACCCCGGCCGGGCGGCCGGTGACCACGGCGACGGAGGCGACCTTCGGCGCGAGCGCGGCGAGCGCGGGCACCGCGCCGGGGTGGGCGCGGGCCCGATCGGGGTCGGCGACGATGGGGGCCAGCGTGCCGTCGAAGTCCAGGCCGATCACGGCGGTGCGCGGCCGGTCCAGCAGCGCCCGCAGACCGTCGCGGCCCGCCTGGGTCTGAGGGACCGGCAGCGCGCTGTCCTCGGCGGTGATGTCAGGGATGCCCATGGAGCGACACTATCCGCGCCGGGCCCCCCGCACGCCTCAGCGTTCCGACCTTCTCGTCTCGCGGACCCGGCGCAGCCGGTTGACCGTCACCGGGTCGTGCGCGAGGGCCCGCTCGTCGTCCAGCAGGGCGTTGAGGAGCTGGTAGTAGCGGACCGGGGCGAGACCGAGCTGCTCGCGGATGGCGCGCTCCTTCGCGCCGGGGCCGGGAAAGCCCCGGCGCTCCAGCGCGAGGATCGCCTTCTCACGGCTGCCGAGTTCCATGCCGGCAACCGTAACCCCGACCCCTGACATCAGGCCGACAGCGGGCTCAGCCCTGCGACTGGGCCGTGCTGTCGGCGGCCGTCGCGGCGGACTGGAGCCGGGTGAGGACGCCCGCGGGGCTGCCGTCGGGGGAGACGGCCTGTCCGATGTCCTTCTTCACGGCGGCGCTGACCGCCGCCCAGGAGGTCTTGTTCACCGGGTACTGCTCGGCGGTGGGCAGCTGGTCGAGGAAGGCGTGCAGCGGCACGTCGCTCTTGGCGTCCGACTGGCTCATGGCCTCGGAGGCGGAGGTGGTGACGGGCAGCAGGCCGTACTTGCGGGAGAAGTCCAGGACGTTCTTCTGCTCGTACACGAAGTCCAGGAAGCTGCCGATCTCGCGGGCGTGGCCGTTCTGCTTGAAGGCCAGCATCCAGTCGGTGACGCCCATCGCGGCCCGCGCCCGACCGGTACGGCCCGGCGAGGGGACCATGCCGAACTTCACGCCCTTGGCCTCGGCCTGCCGGATCAGCGTGGGGTGCCCGTTGAGCATGCCGACCTGCCCGTCCGCGAACGCGGCGAACGCGGCGGCCCGGTTGAGCCGGCCCGGCGCGACGGGCCCGGTGAGCCCCTTGCCCACCAGATCGTCCTTGAGCCAGCTGAAGGTCTCGCCGTTCACCGCGGAGTCGATCGTGTACGTGCCGATGTCGTCGGTGTAGCCGCTGCCGCCGCTGAGCAGCCACTGCATGGTCTCGGCCTGCGCCTCCTCGGGACCCAGCGGCAGCGCGAAGGGGTACTTCACGCCCTTGGCCTTGAGCGACTCGGCGTCGGAGGCCAGCTCGTCCCAGGTGGTGGGCGGGGTGATGCCGGCCTGCTGGAACAGCGTCTTGTTGTAGAAGAGCACGCGCGTGGAGGCCGCGAACGGCATCGCGTACGGCGTGTGGTTCCAGTCCCCCGCCTCGGCGAGCTGCGGCACGAAGTCGGCCTGGGTGCCGATGGAGAGGGTGTCGGACATCGGGTAGAGCTTCCCGGCGGCCGCGTAGTCGGCGTACGCGCCGATCTGGGCCATGTCGGGGGCGTTCCCGGAGTCGACCATCTCCTTGACCTTGGCGTCGACGTCGTTCCAGGAGTAGACGCTGACCTGGACCTTCACCCCGGGGTGCTTCGCCTCGTAGGCGTCGGCCAGCGCGGCCCAGTACTTCTTGGAGCTGTTGGCGGCGGAGTCGCCGTAGTCGGCGGCGACCAGCTTGAGGGTCGTGTCCGAGGAGCCCGTGCTCCCACAGCCGCCGAGCGTCGCCGTCATCCCCAGTGCGGACACCACCGCGATCGTTCCTGCCGTACGCCGACGCACCCTCAAAGCCCCTGTCCCCTTGGTCAGACCATTCGATCTCGAACGCATAAGGTCTACACCACGTAAGTGGACTAGACCTCTCGTGGGTCGGCGGGTCACACTGGGCCGGTGAGACATGTCATCGCCCTGGACGTGGGCGGTACCTCGATGAAGGCCGCGCTCGTCGGCGAGGACGGCGCGGTGCTGCACCACGCCCGCCGCGAGAC comes from the Streptomyces seoulensis genome and includes:
- a CDS encoding alpha,alpha-trehalose-phosphate synthase (UDP-forming), which produces MATQGAEVLVASNRGPVSYTVGPDGELGSRRGGGGLVSGLSAIGPDTDAVWVCAALGDGDREAVRRADGGLLPAEDTGGQRVRMLDIDAEVYADAYNGIANSALWFVHHMMYQTPLEPVFDAEFRRQWDAYRAYNQAFAEALAEEAAPGAAVLIQDYHLALAPRMLRKLRPDLRIGHFSHTPWAPPDYFRLLPDDIAAELLTGILGADRAAFLTRRWADAFTDCCHAVLGPGIPSGTEIGVHGLGADAEFLRERAHRADVDERMAALREQIGEGRRSIVRVDRTELSKNIVRGLLAYRRLLEDHPEWRERVVHVAFAYPSRQDLALYRSYMDEVRRVAEEINSEYGTEGWTPVLLHLDDDFARSLAAYRLADVALVNPIRDGMNLVAKEVPVVSDEGVALVLSREAGAYEELAEHAITVNPYDIVGTAEALHEALTLPNSARAERSKHLADAATALPPTKWFLDQLNALRG
- a CDS encoding glucosyl-3-phosphoglycerate synthase codes for the protein MLEETERWLATHSWSVADRPLHRVLAAKQRSGQRVSVVLPALNEEATVGDIVSVIRHDLVFQAPLVDEIVVVDSGSTDRTAEVAAAAGARVVHRDEILPRLPAMPGKGEVLWRSLLATSGDIVAFVDADLREFSSDFVLGIVGPLLTDPGIDLVKAMYDRPLGGAAGQGGRVTELMARPLLNMHWPQLAGFVQPLGGEYAARRSLLERLPFPVGYGVELGMLVDSLHLVGLDALAQVDVGVRRHRHQDGQALGRMSAAIYRTAQLRLARGHLVRPALTQFERGVSGFEPRTYSVDTEERPPMAEIAEYAERRVA
- a CDS encoding ABC transporter substrate-binding protein, encoding MVSALGMTATLGGCGSTGSSDTTLKLVAADYGDSAANSSKKYWAALADAYEAKHPGVKVQVSVYSWNDVDAKVKEMVDSGNAPDMAQIGAYADYAAAGKLYPMSDTLSIGTQADFVPQLAEAGDWNHTPYAMPFAASTRVLFYNKTLFQQAGITPPTTWDELASDAESLKAKGVKYPFALPLGPEEAQAETMQWLLSGGSGYTDDIGTYTIDSAVNGETFSWLKDDLVGKGLTGPVAPGRLNRAAAFAAFADGQVGMLNGHPTLIRQAEAKGVKFGMVPSPGRTGRARAAMGVTDWMLAFKQNGHAREIGSFLDFVYEQKNVLDFSRKYGLLPVTTSASEAMSQSDAKSDVPLHAFLDQLPTAEQYPVNKTSWAAVSAAVKKDIGQAVSPDGSPAGVLTRLQSAATAADSTAQSQG
- a CDS encoding DUF3263 domain-containing protein, which codes for MELGSREKAILALERRGFPGPGAKERAIREQLGLAPVRYYQLLNALLDDERALAHDPVTVNRLRRVRETRRSER
- the otsB gene encoding trehalose-phosphatase; translated protein: MGIPDITAEDSALPVPQTQAGRDGLRALLDRPRTAVIGLDFDGTLAPIVADPDRARAHPGAVPALAALAPKVASVAVVTGRPAGVAVRNGGFAGVPGLEHLVVLGHYGAERWDAATGDVTAPAPHPGIAAVRAELPGVLDRAGAWPGTWIEEKGRAVAVHTRRAEDPEAAFATLRAPLTDLATRHGLIVEPGRLVLELRPPGMDKGVALLNHLRATGAESVLYAGDDLGDLPAFAALEKLRSEGIPSLLVCSGSSEVTELAERADLVVDGPAGVVNLLDGLARHSG
- the thrC gene encoding threonine synthase yields the protein MAVQTVATPAVDLGPAAALSCRECGHRVPLGPVFACEECFGPLEIAYDFSAYDTEKLRARIESGPANIWRYAPLLPVPADVADKPNLNPGWTPLVKAGRLAAELGVTGGLFVKDDSGNPTHSFKDRVVAQALEAARAFGFTTLSCSSTGNLAGAVGAAAARAGLRSCVFIPHDLEQGKVVMAAVYGGELVGIEGNYDDVNRFCSELIGDPAGEGWGFVNVNLRPYYAEGSKTLAYEICEQLGWRLPDQLVVPIASGSQLTKIDKGLKELIALGLVEDKPYKIFGAQAEGCSPVSAAYKAGHDVVRPQKPDTIAKSLAIGNPADGPYVLDIARRTGGAVEDVTDPQIVDAIKLLARTEGIFAETAGGVTVGVTAKLIESGALDPSLTTVVLNTGDGLKTLDAVAGTGLTATIRPNLDSFREAGLA